In a genomic window of uncultured Sphaerochaeta sp.:
- a CDS encoding TRAP transporter substrate-binding protein has product MKKVVAMLVCFAVIGSFLFAAGEKEAGAASEKKSYVLKYAELNPDGHIMDLAGDHFAKLVEEKSEGRIKIQVYPAGQLGDEKTMYQTLQMGGGAIDICRGNTNSLGDFGMKKLTLFGLPFIFRDRAHLWNVLNSSLGQEFLSEPKDLNSGFVGLFYLDEGARNFFTAKNVVIDSVSDYKGLKLRVPTTDLMTETVSALGVQSTPISFSELYSALQTGTVDGAEQPHSGYYSNKFYEVAPNYILSGHTYSPSIVIMSASVYDKLDAEAQAILMDAAKETAEWNRQSIEVLDNELLDKIKAAGANVIEVNDKTPYIEATKDVVKKYAKGYEQYYDAILAL; this is encoded by the coding sequence ATGAAGAAAGTAGTTGCAATGCTTGTGTGCTTTGCCGTCATCGGTTCGTTCCTGTTTGCAGCAGGAGAGAAGGAAGCAGGTGCTGCTTCAGAGAAGAAGAGCTATGTGCTCAAGTATGCGGAATTGAACCCCGATGGTCACATCATGGACCTGGCTGGTGACCATTTCGCGAAGCTCGTCGAAGAAAAGAGTGAAGGAAGAATCAAGATCCAGGTGTACCCCGCAGGTCAGCTTGGTGATGAGAAGACCATGTACCAGACCCTTCAGATGGGTGGTGGTGCCATCGACATCTGCCGTGGCAATACCAACAGCCTTGGCGACTTCGGCATGAAGAAGCTTACCCTGTTCGGCCTGCCGTTCATTTTCCGTGATCGCGCTCACCTGTGGAATGTTCTCAACAGCTCCCTCGGCCAGGAATTCCTCAGCGAGCCCAAGGATCTGAACTCCGGTTTTGTCGGCCTGTTCTACCTTGATGAGGGTGCAAGAAACTTCTTCACCGCAAAGAACGTGGTCATTGATAGTGTTTCCGACTACAAAGGCCTCAAGCTCAGGGTGCCCACCACTGACTTGATGACCGAGACTGTCTCTGCCTTGGGAGTCCAGTCCACTCCGATCAGCTTCAGCGAGCTGTACAGTGCACTGCAGACCGGTACGGTTGATGGTGCAGAGCAGCCCCACAGCGGTTACTACTCCAACAAGTTCTACGAAGTTGCTCCGAACTACATCCTCAGCGGCCACACCTACAGCCCTTCGATCGTCATCATGAGTGCCTCTGTGTACGACAAGCTTGACGCCGAGGCCCAGGCAATCCTGATGGATGCAGCCAAGGAAACCGCTGAATGGAACCGCCAGAGCATCGAGGTCCTTGACAACGAGCTGCTTGACAAGATCAAGGCCGCCGGAGCCAATGTCATCGAAGTCAATGACAAGACCCCGTATATT
- a CDS encoding LacI family DNA-binding transcriptional regulator, whose translation MGNRITIKDIAQLAGVSLGSVHCALSGKPGVSEATRQRIVQVAAEHGYRPNAIAASLKRKKLKIAAAIPALSGENRFFYRAIWEGVTDYINTLSDYNVELVSAPYYDDAQNSQVIEIQNLIERDDINGIVSVGYTPTKGLISLQAVKEKQIPLVLIGNDVPDSGRLCCVLPNYVMVGRTMAEQMIRQVGPTEPILICAGYAQIPSNYLVVEGFESYLSEVGAANPVYKVHSSLSEDPSQSICRLIADKSIRACCAVTARSSAMLGRLLESCCPDLQLFSIGMDLFDESMDLLRRGVFSNVMQNNPYKSAYLATKILAEYLIKDIRPVMPTIYIGSEMVFKSNLPMYENGYYRLLM comes from the coding sequence ATGGGAAATCGAATCACAATCAAGGACATTGCACAGCTTGCCGGGGTTTCGTTGGGGAGTGTGCACTGTGCATTGAGCGGCAAGCCAGGGGTAAGTGAAGCTACCCGACAACGCATTGTCCAGGTAGCTGCCGAACATGGATATCGTCCCAATGCCATCGCGGCCTCGTTGAAGCGCAAGAAACTGAAGATTGCCGCAGCCATCCCTGCACTCAGTGGGGAGAACCGATTCTTCTATCGTGCCATCTGGGAAGGCGTCACCGACTACATCAATACCCTCAGTGACTACAATGTCGAGCTGGTCTCGGCTCCCTATTATGATGATGCACAAAACAGCCAGGTGATAGAGATCCAGAACCTGATCGAGCGCGATGACATCAACGGCATCGTCTCGGTTGGCTATACCCCGACCAAGGGCCTGATTTCCCTGCAGGCAGTGAAAGAGAAGCAGATTCCCTTGGTATTGATCGGCAATGATGTCCCGGACTCCGGACGACTGTGTTGTGTGCTTCCCAACTACGTGATGGTGGGAAGGACGATGGCCGAGCAGATGATCCGCCAGGTTGGGCCGACCGAGCCGATCCTCATCTGTGCAGGATATGCCCAGATTCCCTCAAACTACTTGGTGGTTGAAGGTTTTGAAAGCTATTTGTCCGAAGTTGGTGCGGCCAATCCGGTGTACAAGGTGCATTCGTCCCTGTCTGAAGATCCCTCGCAGAGCATCTGCAGACTCATCGCCGACAAGTCCATACGGGCCTGTTGTGCAGTTACGGCAAGAAGCTCGGCGATGCTTGGCAGATTGCTGGAAAGCTGTTGCCCGGACCTCCAGCTTTTTTCCATCGGTATGGACCTGTTTGATGAGAGCATGGACTTGCTCCGCAGAGGGGTGTTCAGCAACGTCATGCAGAACAATCCGTACAAGAGCGCCTATTTGGCAACAAAAATCTTGGCCGAATACCTGATCAAGGACATCCGACCCGTCATGCCGACCATCTATATCGGCAGTGAAATGGTGTTCAAAAGCAATCTGCCCATGTATGAGAACGGATATTACCGGCTCTTGATGTAG
- a CDS encoding YcxB family protein — translation MEPSTSQKQPAQTITVCTYVDADVYTTFSRFNNFTLNHRSLSLKLFPVLMLGLGTAHLFSNYLLWGTAFILLGGLLPLGYVAFHRKALANQIERYKLDQPRLAYTVHLGESEILIHTEKERASYPYAMCYGAYQVPGFCYLYLTKAKCFILPAKDIQQGVTEHELFGFLQQKLGSRRTRSFPSKRG, via the coding sequence ATGGAACCATCTACCAGTCAAAAGCAACCGGCTCAAACCATAACGGTATGTACGTATGTTGATGCGGATGTGTACACCACGTTCAGCAGATTCAACAACTTCACGCTCAATCACCGTTCCCTTTCCCTCAAGCTGTTCCCCGTGCTCATGCTTGGCTTGGGAACAGCGCACCTCTTCAGCAACTACCTGCTGTGGGGCACGGCTTTCATCCTTCTCGGCGGCCTGCTTCCGCTTGGCTATGTGGCATTTCACCGAAAGGCTCTAGCCAACCAAATCGAACGGTACAAACTCGATCAACCGCGGTTGGCGTATACGGTACACCTTGGGGAATCAGAAATCCTCATTCACACCGAGAAGGAACGCGCATCCTACCCCTATGCGATGTGCTACGGAGCCTATCAGGTGCCGGGCTTCTGTTATCTGTACCTCACCAAGGCAAAATGCTTCATCCTTCCGGCAAAAGATATCCAGCAGGGGGTCACCGAGCATGAGCTGTTCGGCTTCCTGCAGCAGAAACTGGGAAGCCGGAGAACCAGATCCTTTCCAAGCAAGAGAGGATAA
- a CDS encoding mandelate racemase/muconate lactonizing enzyme family protein produces the protein MNNRIVDVQLFSAESTMSRPIADSTHDISTIRFYIVEVRTEHGITGQGYLLSFHYSPKAIEGALRDLRSFLLERSYCIHEMLRIQQEYEIECEYFGNVGLQRWAYGALNVALWDAWGKTLGQPIHRLLGSNGKKIPVYGSGGWLNYTKAELLEEVLGYKKRGFTAVKVKVGSPDMQRDIERLSKVREALGPSVRIMMDANQGMSVSNSIKLSNMVQGLGIQWFEEPVSNTDFAGYEIIRSKTGISLAMGEREYDLQALKELIKRNALDLWQPDLLRLGGVEAWRASAMVADAYHLPCLPHYYKDYDVPLLATVANPFGAESFDWIDGIIDNKMVIEDGYAMQRDGSGWGFTFLKQHLSELSLT, from the coding sequence ATGAACAACCGTATTGTAGATGTTCAGCTGTTCTCAGCCGAATCAACCATGAGCCGGCCGATTGCCGATTCGACCCATGATATCTCAACCATCAGGTTCTATATTGTTGAGGTACGCACCGAGCATGGCATCACCGGCCAAGGGTATCTGCTGAGCTTTCATTATTCACCCAAAGCCATTGAGGGTGCCTTGCGTGATTTGCGTTCGTTCCTCCTTGAACGCTCATATTGCATCCACGAGATGCTTCGCATTCAGCAGGAGTATGAGATTGAGTGTGAGTATTTCGGGAACGTAGGGCTCCAGCGTTGGGCCTATGGGGCCTTGAACGTTGCCCTGTGGGATGCCTGGGGCAAGACACTGGGACAACCCATCCACCGCCTGTTGGGGTCCAACGGGAAGAAGATACCCGTATACGGCAGCGGTGGCTGGCTGAACTATACCAAAGCAGAGCTCTTGGAAGAGGTGCTCGGCTACAAGAAGCGGGGATTCACGGCGGTGAAGGTGAAAGTTGGAAGCCCTGATATGCAGCGTGATATCGAGCGGCTTTCCAAGGTCCGTGAAGCATTGGGGCCGTCGGTGCGGATCATGATGGATGCAAATCAGGGTATGAGCGTAAGCAACTCCATCAAGCTGTCCAACATGGTGCAGGGTCTTGGCATCCAATGGTTTGAGGAGCCGGTCTCCAATACGGACTTTGCAGGCTATGAGATCATCCGCAGCAAAACCGGCATCTCCCTGGCCATGGGAGAACGTGAATATGACCTGCAGGCGCTGAAGGAGTTGATCAAGCGCAATGCCCTCGACCTGTGGCAGCCTGACCTGCTCAGGCTCGGTGGCGTGGAGGCCTGGAGAGCAAGTGCGATGGTTGCGGATGCGTATCACCTTCCCTGTTTGCCGCACTACTACAAGGACTACGATGTTCCCCTGCTGGCAACCGTAGCGAACCCCTTCGGTGCGGAAAGCTTCGATTGGATTGACGGGATCATTGACAACAAGATGGTCATTGAGGACGGCTATGCCATGCAAAGAGACGGAAGCGGATGGGGCTTCACTTTCCTCAAGCAACATCTTTCCGAGCTCTCCTTGACGTAA
- a CDS encoding GntR family transcriptional regulator, whose amino-acid sequence METKSNLKSDAYQYIKERILTCEFMPGQAISEKQIMETFGIGRTPVREALIMLQSENLVEAYPRSGTIAKPITLESVNELFELRKLIEPNVATQFVRSINLEDLLVRDRSLKSICSVSDGQSILSFYQEDIALHAYLIECTRNTQLIGVCTPLFEQSLRVGMLGAKNHTSSSSEQTYQEHNRMVKAILEENLQEIHNAFIAHLNSARMSAIQSVKNL is encoded by the coding sequence ATGGAAACAAAATCCAATCTGAAGAGTGATGCATACCAATATATCAAGGAGAGGATCCTTACCTGCGAGTTCATGCCGGGACAAGCGATCAGCGAGAAACAGATCATGGAAACCTTCGGCATCGGAAGGACTCCGGTGCGGGAAGCCCTGATCATGCTGCAGAGCGAAAACTTGGTGGAAGCTTACCCAAGAAGCGGAACGATCGCAAAACCCATCACCCTTGAGTCGGTCAATGAGCTTTTTGAACTGAGAAAGCTGATAGAGCCGAATGTGGCAACCCAATTTGTCCGAAGCATCAACCTGGAGGATCTGCTGGTGCGAGACCGCAGCCTCAAATCCATCTGTTCGGTCTCTGATGGGCAGAGCATCCTCTCCTTCTATCAGGAAGACATAGCCTTGCATGCCTATCTCATCGAATGTACCCGAAACACTCAGTTGATCGGGGTATGCACGCCCTTGTTCGAACAAAGCCTTCGTGTCGGCATGCTGGGGGCAAAAAACCATACCAGCAGTTCCTCCGAGCAGACCTACCAAGAGCATAATCGCATGGTGAAGGCAATTCTGGAGGAAAATCTCCAAGAGATCCACAACGCATTCATCGCCCATCTGAATTCTGCAAGGATGAGTGCGATCCAATCAGTGAAAAACCTGTAG
- a CDS encoding amidohydrolase family protein codes for MKQTTPIEALRTYVESLPIIDTHEHLPRYEHLREQAPDVLSEYISHYFKYDLFSAGLSEELYQQALDCDLPLTDRWDLIEPYWEACRCTGYGQHLDATARSLYTIARIDRSTIDTLQEAYAKQNSNPRHLHELFAQAKVETCLLDADDYLIDCDTSYAQGVCRIDALVAPGSWKEINRLEECSGVSICSFSSYLMAVDHIIQLALGKGSKAFKLGLAYTRSLRFERTTYAEAEQAFNQIFANKQYPRWKDKPICLEKQAQDYLLHHVLELADENHQVLQIHTGLQAGNANYLANSNPLLVSNLCLEYPQVSFCLLHLGFPYQEEACVLAKSFPNVYLDMAWNHIISPSASIRFLTECLDLVPYTKLFAFGGDESMPDLFFGHLSMAKEHAAFAFSLLVDQEKLTLEQAEKILLALFYTNPKRVYRL; via the coding sequence ATGAAGCAAACAACGCCAATCGAAGCACTCCGCACCTATGTGGAATCCCTCCCCATCATCGATACCCATGAGCACCTACCCCGCTATGAGCATCTGAGGGAGCAGGCGCCTGATGTGCTTTCGGAGTATATCAGTCACTACTTCAAGTACGACCTCTTCTCCGCAGGACTTTCCGAGGAGCTGTATCAGCAAGCCCTGGATTGCGACCTGCCACTGACCGATCGCTGGGACCTGATCGAACCCTACTGGGAAGCCTGCCGCTGTACCGGGTATGGACAGCATCTCGATGCAACAGCAAGGAGTCTCTACACTATTGCTCGCATCGATCGATCCACCATAGATACCCTGCAAGAGGCATACGCAAAGCAGAACAGCAACCCCCGCCATCTTCATGAACTCTTCGCCCAAGCAAAGGTGGAGACCTGCCTCTTGGATGCAGATGACTATCTCATCGATTGCGACACATCGTATGCACAAGGGGTATGCAGGATCGATGCCCTGGTGGCACCTGGCAGCTGGAAAGAGATCAACCGCCTCGAGGAGTGCAGCGGGGTGAGCATCTGCAGTTTCTCCTCCTACCTCATGGCGGTGGACCATATCATCCAACTCGCTCTAGGAAAAGGATCCAAGGCGTTCAAGCTGGGTCTTGCCTATACCCGCTCACTCAGGTTCGAACGCACCACCTATGCAGAAGCCGAGCAGGCATTCAACCAAATCTTCGCCAACAAGCAGTATCCACGTTGGAAAGACAAGCCGATATGCTTGGAGAAGCAAGCACAGGATTACCTGCTTCATCATGTACTGGAACTGGCCGATGAGAACCATCAGGTCTTGCAGATACATACCGGACTGCAGGCGGGAAATGCCAATTATCTGGCCAATTCCAATCCGCTGCTTGTGAGCAATCTGTGCCTGGAATACCCCCAGGTATCATTTTGTTTGCTCCATCTCGGCTTCCCCTACCAGGAAGAAGCGTGTGTCCTGGCCAAATCATTCCCCAACGTATATCTTGATATGGCTTGGAATCATATCATCTCCCCCTCGGCAAGCATCCGCTTTCTCACCGAGTGCCTCGACTTGGTGCCGTATACCAAGCTCTTTGCCTTTGGTGGGGATGAGTCCATGCCGGATCTCTTCTTTGGGCATTTGTCCATGGCGAAGGAACATGCAGCCTTCGCCTTCTCTCTTCTTGTGGACCAGGAGAAGCTCACGCTCGAACAAGCCGAAAAGATCCTCCTTGCGCTCTTTTATACCAACCCCAAGCGTGTATACCGGCTCTGA
- the ppdK gene encoding pyruvate, phosphate dikinase: protein MAEKKNKYVYFFGSGKAEGTAQMKELLGGKGANLAEMTSIGLPVPPGFTISTEACAFYSSHEGSYPEGLREQVLENLANLEKLMGAKLGDAKNPLLVSVRSGAAQSMPGMMDTILNLGLNPDSVKALIAKTNNERFAWDSYRRFMQMFGDVVMGVPHHEFERALQDVKDSKGKVMDTELDSKDLQEVIARYQRLYKRFTGEAFPTDPLDQLFKSINAVFKSWNNERAKKYRQMNDIRGLLGTAVNIQSMVFGNMGETSGTGVAFTRDPSTGENQFYGEYLMNAQGEDVVAGIRTPQSIETLRAVNPVVYDQLVDIRSILENHYKDMQDLEFTIQEGKLYMLQTRNGKRTIFSWLRTQVEMVEEGLISKETAVSRVPAGEFGKLFAPILDGKHIRDNGLNEVTRGLNASPGGACGQIYFTAEKAEEMAAEGKDVILVRAETSPEDIGGMAVAKGVVTCRGGMTSHAAVVARGMGCPCVSGAGEIRINEPKKFLEVNGTTLSEGDYLSIDGFTGAVYASKIPVKASEIVQVLNGTMKESESTLFKHYKIFMSYVQDLKRLGVYTNADTPHDTEMAVAFGAEGIGLCRTEHMFFGGNRILSIRKMILANNIVDREKALAELLPMQRGDFEAIFEALQGRPATIRLLDPPLHEFLPNDHTSRHELALKMGLTVEEVAQKSSALHEFNPMLGFRGCRLAIIYPEILRMQVRAIIEAAINVKRKGVQVLPEIMIPLVGNSKEFLFCKNQALDVIDKIFSEQDMHIEYKIGTMIEVPRAAITADEIAKDAEFFSFGTNDLTQMTCGFSRDDAASFLGAYVNDADKQFYEYDPFATIDVEGVGKLVEMAVKLGRSTNPDIKLGICGEHGGDPKTISFCNKVGLNYVSCSPFRVPIARLAAAQAAIAAKKSK from the coding sequence ATGGCAGAGAAGAAAAACAAGTATGTCTATTTCTTTGGCTCCGGCAAGGCAGAGGGAACAGCTCAGATGAAAGAGCTTCTCGGTGGCAAGGGTGCAAACCTCGCCGAGATGACCAGTATTGGGCTCCCTGTACCTCCGGGCTTTACCATCAGCACAGAAGCATGTGCGTTTTATAGTTCCCATGAGGGTTCCTACCCGGAAGGTTTGCGTGAGCAGGTTCTTGAGAACCTGGCCAACCTGGAGAAGTTGATGGGAGCGAAACTGGGGGATGCGAAGAATCCCCTGCTTGTTTCCGTTCGCAGCGGTGCAGCCCAGTCGATGCCTGGTATGATGGATACCATTTTGAATCTTGGTCTCAATCCGGATTCCGTAAAAGCCCTGATTGCAAAGACCAACAATGAGCGCTTTGCCTGGGACAGTTATCGTCGCTTCATGCAGATGTTCGGCGATGTGGTGATGGGTGTTCCACACCATGAGTTCGAGCGTGCCCTGCAGGATGTGAAGGATTCCAAGGGCAAGGTCATGGATACCGAGCTCGACAGCAAGGATCTGCAGGAAGTCATCGCCCGCTACCAGCGCTTGTACAAGCGTTTCACTGGTGAAGCGTTCCCCACCGATCCCCTTGATCAGCTTTTCAAGTCCATCAATGCAGTCTTCAAGTCCTGGAACAACGAACGTGCAAAGAAGTATCGCCAGATGAACGATATCCGCGGCTTATTGGGCACTGCCGTAAACATCCAGAGCATGGTATTCGGCAACATGGGTGAAACCAGCGGTACCGGCGTTGCCTTTACCCGTGACCCCTCCACCGGTGAAAACCAGTTCTATGGCGAGTACCTGATGAATGCACAGGGTGAGGACGTGGTTGCAGGCATCCGTACCCCGCAGTCGATCGAGACACTGCGTGCTGTGAATCCTGTGGTGTACGACCAGCTGGTGGATATCCGTTCCATCCTGGAGAACCACTACAAGGATATGCAGGATCTTGAGTTCACCATCCAGGAAGGCAAGCTGTACATGCTGCAGACCAGAAACGGGAAGCGGACCATTTTCAGTTGGTTGCGCACGCAGGTTGAGATGGTGGAAGAGGGTCTTATCTCCAAGGAGACTGCTGTAAGCAGGGTTCCTGCTGGTGAATTCGGCAAGCTGTTCGCTCCGATTCTCGATGGCAAGCACATCCGTGACAACGGCCTGAATGAAGTGACCCGCGGCTTGAACGCTTCCCCCGGTGGTGCCTGTGGTCAGATCTATTTTACCGCAGAGAAAGCTGAGGAAATGGCTGCAGAGGGCAAGGATGTCATCCTCGTTCGTGCCGAGACAAGCCCTGAGGACATCGGTGGCATGGCTGTAGCCAAGGGTGTGGTCACCTGCCGTGGCGGTATGACCAGCCATGCAGCGGTTGTTGCGCGTGGCATGGGTTGTCCCTGTGTCAGTGGAGCAGGGGAGATCAGGATCAATGAGCCGAAGAAGTTCCTTGAAGTGAACGGAACCACGCTCAGCGAAGGCGATTACCTGTCCATCGACGGATTCACCGGTGCTGTCTATGCATCCAAGATCCCCGTCAAGGCTTCCGAGATTGTCCAGGTGCTGAACGGCACCATGAAGGAGAGTGAATCCACCCTCTTCAAGCACTACAAGATTTTCATGAGCTATGTGCAGGATCTGAAGCGCCTTGGTGTCTACACCAATGCCGATACCCCGCACGACACCGAGATGGCTGTAGCATTCGGGGCAGAGGGCATCGGCCTGTGCCGCACCGAGCACATGTTCTTCGGTGGAAACCGCATCCTGTCCATCCGCAAGATGATTCTTGCCAACAACATTGTGGACAGGGAGAAGGCTCTTGCAGAGTTGCTTCCGATGCAGAGAGGTGACTTCGAGGCTATCTTCGAGGCACTGCAGGGAAGACCGGCTACCATCCGCTTGCTCGATCCGCCGCTCCATGAGTTCCTGCCCAATGACCACACCAGCAGGCATGAGCTTGCCCTGAAGATGGGTCTGACTGTTGAAGAGGTCGCCCAGAAGTCCAGTGCCTTGCACGAGTTCAACCCGATGCTCGGCTTCCGTGGTTGCCGTCTTGCCATCATCTATCCCGAGATTCTCAGGATGCAGGTAAGGGCCATCATCGAGGCAGCCATCAACGTGAAGCGCAAGGGCGTTCAGGTGCTTCCCGAGATCATGATTCCGCTGGTGGGCAACTCCAAGGAGTTCCTCTTCTGCAAGAATCAGGCACTTGATGTCATTGACAAGATCTTCAGTGAGCAGGACATGCACATCGAGTACAAGATCGGAACCATGATCGAAGTGCCCCGTGCAGCGATCACCGCCGATGAGATTGCCAAGGATGCAGAGTTCTTCAGCTTTGGTACCAACGACCTTACCCAGATGACCTGTGGTTTCAGCCGCGATGATGCAGCTTCCTTCCTTGGGGCCTATGTCAACGATGCTGACAAGCAGTTCTATGAGTATGATCCGTTTGCCACCATTGATGTGGAAGGCGTAGGAAAGTTGGTTGAGATGGCGGTCAAGCTTGGACGCAGCACGAATCCCGACATCAAGTTGGGTATCTGCGGTGAGCATGGTGGCGATCCGAAGACGATCTCCTTCTGCAACAAGGTCGGCTTGAACTACGTCTCGTGTTCTCCCTTCCGTGTTCCCATCGCCCGTCTTGCTGCAGCCCAGGCTGCCATTGCGGCGAAGAAGAGCAAGTAA
- a CDS encoding gluconate 5-dehydrogenase — protein sequence MEKSMDMFSLKGKVAWVTGASYGIGFAIASAYAAAGARIAFNDISAELVEKGLASYREAGIEAKGYVCDVTDEAAVQETVAKIGKDLGPVDILVNNAGIIRRIPMHEMAASDWRKVIDIDLTAPFIVAKAVLPSMMERQSGKIINICSMMSELGRETVSAYAAAKGGLKMLTRNIASEYGKYNIQCNGIGPGYIATPQTAPLRERQADGSRHPFDSFIVAKTPAERWGNTEDLEGPALFLASRASDFVNGHVLYVDGGILAYIGKQP from the coding sequence ATGGAGAAGAGCATGGACATGTTTTCCCTGAAGGGCAAGGTAGCATGGGTGACTGGTGCGAGCTACGGGATCGGGTTTGCGATCGCCAGTGCGTATGCGGCTGCCGGAGCGAGGATAGCGTTCAACGACATCAGCGCGGAGCTGGTGGAGAAGGGGCTTGCATCGTACCGGGAGGCGGGCATCGAGGCGAAGGGCTACGTGTGCGACGTGACCGACGAGGCCGCGGTGCAGGAGACGGTCGCCAAGATCGGAAAGGACCTGGGTCCTGTGGACATCCTGGTGAACAACGCCGGGATCATCAGGCGCATCCCGATGCACGAGATGGCTGCCTCTGACTGGCGCAAGGTGATCGACATCGACCTGACCGCGCCGTTCATCGTGGCCAAGGCGGTGCTTCCGTCGATGATGGAGAGGCAAAGCGGGAAGATCATCAACATCTGCTCGATGATGAGCGAGCTTGGGCGCGAGACGGTGAGCGCGTACGCGGCCGCCAAGGGCGGGCTGAAGATGCTGACGCGCAACATCGCCAGCGAGTACGGCAAGTACAACATCCAGTGCAACGGGATCGGGCCTGGGTACATAGCGACGCCGCAGACGGCCCCGCTGCGCGAGCGGCAGGCCGACGGGAGCCGCCACCCGTTCGACTCGTTCATCGTGGCCAAGACGCCTGCCGAGCGATGGGGGAACACCGAGGACCTTGAGGGTCCTGCCCTGTTCCTCGCCTCCAGGGCAAGCGACTTCGTCAACGGGCATGTGCTGTATGTGGACGGGGGCATCCTCGCCTACATCGGCAAACAGCCGTAA
- the kduI gene encoding 5-dehydro-4-deoxy-D-glucuronate isomerase, with amino-acid sequence MDIRYSTGKEAFKHMTTEELRKEFLVQGIFASDEVSGVYSHIDRIVTMGAMPVTGKLDLEKNIDAMKDFGVDYFLQRRELGIINIGGDGTVEADGVTYDLVHFDGLYLPMGTRKVTLSSKDGSDPAKFYMSSTPAHQRFAAKHIVFAEAKHVGAGSAADSNKRTINQYIHPDVLDTCQLSMGLTQLEEGSVWNTMPAHTHERRMEVYFYFDIREKQALLHLFGEPQQTRHVMVGNEEAVINPSWSIHSGVGTSNYTFIWSMCGENRTYTDMDWVATEELR; translated from the coding sequence ATGGATATACGGTATTCGACAGGAAAGGAAGCGTTCAAGCACATGACGACCGAGGAGCTGCGCAAGGAGTTTTTGGTCCAGGGGATCTTTGCATCGGACGAGGTCAGCGGGGTGTACTCGCACATCGACCGGATCGTGACGATGGGGGCGATGCCGGTGACCGGCAAGCTTGATCTGGAGAAGAACATCGACGCGATGAAGGACTTCGGGGTTGACTACTTCCTGCAGAGGCGTGAGCTCGGGATCATCAACATCGGCGGGGACGGGACGGTCGAGGCTGACGGGGTGACCTACGACCTGGTGCACTTCGACGGGCTGTACCTGCCGATGGGGACCAGGAAGGTTACGCTGTCCAGCAAGGACGGCTCGGACCCTGCGAAGTTCTACATGAGCAGCACGCCGGCCCACCAGCGGTTTGCGGCCAAGCACATCGTGTTCGCCGAGGCGAAGCACGTGGGCGCCGGAAGCGCAGCGGACAGCAACAAGCGTACGATCAACCAGTACATCCACCCGGATGTGCTGGACACGTGCCAGCTGTCGATGGGGCTGACGCAGCTTGAGGAGGGCAGCGTGTGGAACACGATGCCTGCGCACACGCACGAGCGGAGGATGGAGGTGTACTTCTACTTCGACATCCGCGAGAAGCAGGCGCTGCTGCACCTGTTCGGCGAGCCGCAGCAGACGCGGCACGTGATGGTGGGCAACGAGGAGGCGGTGATCAACCCGTCGTGGTCGATCCACAGCGGAGTGGGCACGAGCAACTATACGTTCATCTGGTCGATGTGCGGGGAGAACCGCACGTACACGGACATGGACTGGGTGGCGACCGAGGAGCTGAGGTAG
- a CDS encoding GntR family transcriptional regulator — protein sequence MRSKDVTNQVYTTLRKEILNLAIVPGESLREQSLCDRFDASRTPVRSALERLSEENLVQFVPYKGAQATLLHFSDIYQLILMRIVLESKVVVDFARQADPFAQELCKHTLRNQQILLQSPRFEAAYFYALDAELHQIWFNETKVPLIWQVIQEAEVNYTRFRMLDIVRIHNFQEIVDEHACLLKAIAQRDETLIAELVQYHLFGGMRRMRQVLLTDSAGYFADAGSIKEYLDHIETIAKPLCLAT from the coding sequence ATGCGATCTAAAGACGTTACCAACCAGGTGTACACCACCTTGCGCAAAGAAATCCTGAACCTTGCGATTGTGCCTGGGGAGAGCCTCAGGGAACAGTCGCTGTGTGACCGGTTTGATGCCAGCAGGACCCCGGTACGCTCGGCTTTGGAACGACTGAGCGAGGAGAATCTTGTGCAGTTTGTTCCCTACAAAGGTGCACAGGCTACCTTGCTGCATTTCTCTGACATCTATCAGCTGATCCTGATGCGCATCGTCCTGGAGAGCAAGGTGGTGGTTGATTTTGCCCGCCAGGCTGATCCCTTTGCCCAGGAGCTGTGCAAGCATACGCTTCGCAACCAACAGATCTTGCTGCAAAGCCCTCGGTTTGAGGCTGCATACTTCTACGCGTTGGATGCGGAGTTGCACCAGATTTGGTTCAATGAGACCAAGGTGCCCCTGATCTGGCAGGTCATCCAGGAGGCGGAAGTCAACTACACACGCTTCAGGATGCTCGACATCGTGCGCATCCACAATTTCCAGGAAATCGTCGATGAGCATGCGTGTCTGCTGAAAGCGATTGCCCAGAGAGACGAAACGCTGATTGCCGAATTGGTGCAATACCATCTGTTCGGCGGTATGCGAAGGATGCGGCAGGTCCTGCTCACCGATTCGGCCGGGTATTTTGCGGATGCAGGTTCCATCAAGGAGTATCTCGATCATATCGAAACGATAGCCAAACCGTTGTGTTTGGCCACATGA